Proteins encoded by one window of Desulfobaculum bizertense DSM 18034:
- a CDS encoding glycosyltransferase family 4 protein, whose translation MNSLVFAKKLIAPSSAANVLQSFHMVDAFLQNDVMLSFWPGVAPKVSLAELFQSYNLPAEDLSHISPLYGGHKGIYGLNFRARLCQAWLNSPNGTAFLARDIKESLLLSSFKKFFPFKKHHIFYELHEVLYSQHKEQGDPHSDRYFQKERAVLDAVSGVITVSPLLVENIKETYGYTKPSIVLPAGFNPQTFSPCPDVDFHDSITLGYIGSLHPGKGVGLLLETLEKLPKRFKAVIIGGNPSKELTKLKKRYAPLIAEKRLTFMGQLTPNEITSVLPKIQTLVIPATARKEYFCPIKLREAYGQGLPIVTTPVPEITESLCSHDDAIIAKDTTPEALQEALLYLAEHEELAHKLQQRCRAVAPNLTWKNRAKQCLHFMDDVLNDTHA comes from the coding sequence ATGAATTCACTTGTTTTTGCCAAAAAACTCATTGCACCATCATCCGCAGCGAATGTTCTCCAGTCCTTTCACATGGTCGACGCCTTTCTGCAAAATGACGTCATGCTGTCGTTTTGGCCCGGTGTCGCTCCCAAGGTCTCCCTTGCAGAGCTTTTTCAATCCTACAACCTCCCTGCAGAGGATCTGAGTCACATCTCGCCACTCTACGGTGGGCATAAAGGGATTTACGGTTTAAATTTTCGAGCAAGACTCTGTCAGGCGTGGCTCAACAGTCCAAATGGAACAGCTTTTTTAGCCCGAGACATTAAGGAATCCCTACTGCTGAGCTCCTTCAAAAAATTTTTCCCATTCAAAAAGCATCACATCTTTTATGAACTCCATGAAGTGCTCTATTCACAGCATAAAGAGCAGGGAGATCCACACTCGGACCGCTACTTCCAAAAAGAGCGTGCTGTGCTTGATGCCGTCTCTGGCGTAATTACAGTCAGCCCCCTTCTCGTTGAAAACATCAAGGAAACATACGGGTACACAAAGCCCAGCATCGTTCTCCCGGCAGGCTTTAATCCCCAGACCTTTTCGCCATGCCCTGATGTGGATTTCCACGACAGCATTACGCTTGGATACATCGGAAGCCTGCATCCCGGAAAAGGTGTTGGCCTTTTGCTGGAAACACTTGAAAAGCTGCCCAAGCGCTTCAAGGCAGTGATTATTGGTGGAAACCCCTCAAAAGAACTCACCAAACTCAAAAAACGCTACGCACCACTCATCGCGGAAAAACGGCTGACCTTCATGGGCCAGCTCACCCCCAACGAGATCACCTCTGTGCTCCCCAAAATCCAGACGCTCGTCATTCCGGCAACTGCACGAAAAGAATATTTTTGCCCAATTAAACTGCGGGAAGCCTATGGCCAGGGCCTTCCCATTGTGACAACGCCAGTACCTGAGATAACTGAATCCCTCTGTTCCCATGACGATGCAATCATCGCCAAAGACACGACTCCAGAAGCACTGCAAGAGGCACTGCTCTATCTGGCGGAACACGAGGAACTGGCGCACAAACTCCAGCAGCGCTGCCGCGCTGTTGCCCCAAATCTCACTTGGAAAAACAGGGCAAAACAATGCCTCCACTTTATGGATGACGTGCTTAACGACACGCACGCCTAA
- a CDS encoding MFS transporter, whose protein sequence is MDKDVRAQRRGALYAVTATQFAVPFMVSAVAVALPAVGREFAAKATQISLVESAYLCAVSMLMLPFARFSDIFGRKFTFASGVGLFMLASLVLGFVPNMGTFILVRIIQGIGAAAQISTGLAIISDVFPREERGRAFGIGVAGVYLGLSMGPFLGGEIATHFGWRWIFFVGVPICGIALFQILYHLDVRPRFERGLYFDWAGCILSALGTGLIVFGGAEWNNTFGKVLFGIGLLSVIGFILWEKRAKAPLLDIELFARNRVFSFGCAVQFINYAATFGVTFLMSLYLQYAQGMTPGQAGRILMVQPVLQAIISPLSGRWADRYPPHKIATYGMCCGTAGLVLAEFLGMQSSVWMVVGVLLLFGLGTALFSSPNVSVIMGSVGPEDYAVASAMTGGMRTTGMTMSMVAIGMILSMYIGNHPVTAANVSHYIQAMKASFLGFTAVSVFGIWLSIKGIPRNEAPKAA, encoded by the coding sequence ATGGATAAAGATGTGAGAGCACAGCGGAGGGGGGCCTTGTACGCTGTGACGGCAACCCAGTTTGCTGTACCGTTTATGGTGTCAGCTGTGGCGGTTGCACTTCCGGCGGTGGGCCGGGAGTTTGCGGCAAAGGCAACGCAGATTAGTCTTGTTGAGTCTGCCTACCTGTGCGCAGTGTCTATGCTGATGCTGCCCTTTGCCCGATTTTCAGATATTTTTGGTCGAAAGTTTACCTTTGCCAGTGGCGTTGGGCTGTTCATGCTTGCGTCTCTGGTGCTTGGTTTTGTTCCTAATATGGGCACGTTTATTCTTGTTCGTATTATTCAGGGAATTGGTGCTGCGGCCCAGATTTCAACGGGTCTTGCCATTATTTCGGACGTGTTTCCGCGAGAAGAACGAGGGCGTGCATTTGGTATTGGTGTTGCCGGTGTGTACCTTGGCCTGTCAATGGGACCTTTTCTTGGCGGCGAGATTGCGACGCACTTTGGCTGGCGCTGGATTTTTTTTGTTGGAGTGCCGATTTGCGGTATAGCCCTGTTCCAGATTCTTTATCATCTGGACGTGCGTCCACGCTTTGAGCGGGGGCTGTATTTTGACTGGGCGGGCTGCATCCTTTCTGCTCTTGGAACTGGCCTTATCGTGTTTGGTGGGGCTGAGTGGAACAATACCTTTGGCAAAGTGCTCTTTGGTATTGGCCTTCTGAGTGTGATTGGTTTTATCCTGTGGGAAAAGCGGGCCAAGGCGCCACTCCTGGACATTGAGCTTTTTGCCAGAAACAGAGTGTTTTCCTTTGGCTGCGCTGTGCAGTTTATCAACTACGCAGCGACGTTTGGCGTCACTTTTCTTATGAGTCTGTACCTCCAGTATGCGCAGGGCATGACTCCGGGGCAGGCAGGCCGTATCCTGATGGTTCAGCCTGTTTTGCAGGCGATTATTTCTCCGCTGAGCGGGCGCTGGGCAGACAGGTACCCGCCACACAAGATTGCAACGTATGGAATGTGCTGCGGGACCGCAGGGCTTGTTCTTGCCGAATTCCTTGGGATGCAGAGTTCTGTGTGGATGGTCGTGGGAGTTCTGCTGCTTTTTGGCCTTGGCACGGCGCTGTTCTCTTCTCCGAACGTGAGTGTCATTATGGGAAGCGTTGGACCAGAGGATTACGCTGTGGCGTCGGCAATGACGGGCGGGATGCGGACCACTGGCATGACCATGAGTATGGTTGCTATCGGGATGATTCTGTCCATGTACATCGGAAATCATCCCGTGACCGCGGCGAATGTTTCGCACTACATTCAGGCAATGAAGGCCAGCTTTTTGGGCTTCACCGCTGTGAGTGTTTTTGGCATCTGGCTGTCTATTAAGGGAATCCCTCGGAATGAGGCTCCCAAGGCCGCGTAG
- the metK gene encoding methionine adenosyltransferase, with product MIHCSGHYNFTSESVTEGHPDKVADKISDAVLDALLAQDPESRVACETMVTTGMAFIAGEISTRGYADLPHIVRNTIHEIGYTSSDMGFDSETCAVISSIDKQSPDIAQGVDRTAPEEQGAGDQGMMFGFACDETSTLMPAPIYWAHKLSERLTEVRKTNVLDFLRPDGKTEVSFQYEDGKPKFIDTVVVAAQHNEEVSHQDLCDAIREEVIFKTLPQEYVDPAKTRVFINTTGRFVIGGPMGDAGLTGRKIIQDTYGGMGAHGGGAFSGKDPSKVDRSGAYMGRYIAKNIVAAGLAKTCEVQIAYVIGVAEPVSTLVTTQGTGVVPDEVLTKAVNEVFDLRPYHILSRLDLKRPIYSKSACYGHFGRELPEFTWEKTDAVADLKTACKL from the coding sequence ATGATTCATTGCAGCGGACACTACAACTTTACGTCCGAGTCCGTGACCGAAGGTCACCCCGATAAAGTCGCTGACAAAATTTCTGACGCCGTACTGGACGCCCTGCTTGCGCAGGACCCCGAATCCCGTGTTGCCTGCGAAACCATGGTTACCACTGGCATGGCCTTCATTGCTGGTGAGATCAGCACACGTGGTTACGCAGACCTTCCGCACATCGTGCGTAACACCATCCACGAGATTGGCTATACCAGCTCTGACATGGGTTTTGACTCTGAGACCTGCGCCGTTATTTCTTCCATCGACAAGCAGTCCCCTGACATTGCACAGGGTGTTGACCGCACCGCACCGGAAGAACAGGGCGCTGGCGACCAGGGCATGATGTTTGGTTTTGCTTGTGATGAAACCTCTACTCTGATGCCTGCTCCTATTTACTGGGCACATAAGCTTTCCGAACGCCTGACCGAAGTCCGCAAGACCAACGTTCTGGACTTCCTGCGTCCTGACGGCAAGACCGAAGTGAGCTTCCAGTACGAAGACGGCAAGCCCAAGTTCATTGACACCGTTGTTGTAGCCGCTCAGCACAACGAAGAAGTGTCTCACCAGGACCTGTGCGACGCCATCCGTGAAGAAGTCATCTTCAAGACCCTTCCTCAGGAGTACGTTGACCCGGCCAAGACCCGCGTATTCATCAACACCACTGGCCGTTTTGTTATTGGCGGACCAATGGGTGACGCAGGCCTGACCGGCCGTAAGATCATCCAGGACACCTACGGTGGAATGGGCGCACACGGTGGCGGCGCATTCTCCGGCAAGGACCCGTCCAAGGTTGACCGTTCCGGCGCATACATGGGCCGTTACATTGCCAAAAACATCGTTGCAGCTGGCCTCGCCAAGACCTGCGAAGTGCAGATTGCTTACGTGATCGGCGTTGCAGAGCCTGTGAGCACACTGGTAACCACACAGGGCACCGGCGTTGTTCCTGACGAAGTTCTGACCAAGGCCGTGAACGAAGTCTTTGACCTCCGCCCGTACCACATCCTGAGCCGCCTCGACCTCAAGCGCCCGATCTACTCCAAGAGCGCGTGCTACGGTCACTTTGGCCGCGAACTTCCTGAGTTCACATGGGAAAAGACCGACGCAGTTGCTGACCTCAAGACAGCCTGCAAGCTCTAG
- a CDS encoding peptide chain release factor 3, translated as MSETALAKTIEREVARRRTFGIISHPDAGKTTLTEKLLLFGGAIQMAGTVKSRKASRHAVSDWMAMEKERGISVTSSVMKFEYKDYEINLLDTPGHADFSEDTYRVLTAVDSALMVIDCAKGVETQTRKLMEVCRLRDTPIISFINKLDRDGRDPFDLINDIEEHLNIECAPMTWPIGMGLDFRGTYNIATKTLHLFDSNRGDRIQEGTTISLDDPRLDEILGEQAAQIRDDVELIQGAANPFDKEKYLAGKQTPVFFGSAINNFGVQELLENFVELAPAPFPRPTTTRDVAPTESSFSGVVFKIQANMDPRHRDRIAFMRINSGRFVRGMKVRHHRIGKDIQIKDATIFMAQDRANVDTAFPGDIIGVHNHGTIRIGDSFTDKEPLKFTGIPDFAPEHFRRVRLKDPMKSKQLHKGLVQLAEEGAVQLFRPLINSDYILGAVGVLQFEVIVARLKNEYNVDALYEPVALHTARWVSADDPKALDSFRDKYKGDLALDATGDLVFMPNSMWRLESTIERSPEITFTKTREHN; from the coding sequence TCGGCATCATCAGCCACCCGGACGCCGGTAAAACGACCCTCACCGAAAAGCTGCTGCTTTTTGGTGGCGCCATTCAGATGGCTGGTACGGTCAAATCCAGAAAAGCCTCCCGCCATGCCGTCTCTGACTGGATGGCAATGGAAAAGGAACGCGGCATCTCCGTCACCTCTTCCGTCATGAAATTCGAGTACAAGGATTATGAGATCAACCTGCTCGATACCCCCGGTCACGCCGACTTTTCCGAAGATACCTACCGCGTTCTTACCGCTGTGGACTCCGCCCTCATGGTCATCGACTGTGCAAAAGGCGTTGAGACCCAGACCAGAAAACTCATGGAAGTCTGCCGCCTTCGCGACACACCTATCATTAGTTTTATCAACAAGCTCGACCGCGATGGTCGCGACCCCTTTGATCTCATTAACGACATCGAAGAGCATCTGAACATCGAATGCGCCCCCATGACCTGGCCCATCGGCATGGGTCTCGACTTCCGCGGCACCTACAACATCGCCACCAAAACACTTCACCTTTTTGACTCCAACCGCGGCGACCGCATTCAGGAAGGGACGACCATCTCTCTTGATGACCCGCGTCTGGACGAAATCCTCGGCGAACAGGCCGCCCAGATTCGCGATGACGTTGAACTCATCCAGGGCGCTGCCAACCCCTTTGACAAAGAAAAATACCTCGCAGGAAAGCAGACTCCCGTCTTCTTCGGCAGCGCCATCAACAACTTTGGCGTTCAGGAACTCCTCGAAAACTTTGTCGAACTCGCCCCGGCACCGTTCCCGCGCCCCACAACAACGCGCGACGTGGCCCCCACAGAAAGCTCTTTCTCCGGCGTTGTCTTTAAGATTCAGGCAAACATGGACCCCCGGCACCGCGACCGCATCGCATTCATGCGCATCAACTCCGGCCGCTTTGTCCGTGGTATGAAAGTTCGCCATCATCGCATCGGCAAAGACATCCAGATCAAAGACGCTACCATTTTTATGGCTCAGGACCGTGCTAACGTCGACACCGCCTTCCCCGGCGACATCATCGGCGTTCACAACCACGGAACTATTCGCATCGGTGATTCATTCACCGACAAGGAACCCCTCAAGTTTACGGGTATCCCGGACTTCGCCCCAGAGCACTTCCGACGCGTTCGACTCAAGGACCCCATGAAGTCCAAACAGCTTCACAAAGGCCTTGTCCAGCTTGCAGAAGAAGGCGCTGTGCAGCTCTTCCGACCCCTTATCAACTCTGACTACATCCTCGGCGCCGTCGGCGTGCTTCAGTTCGAAGTCATCGTCGCCCGTCTCAAGAATGAGTACAATGTTGACGCCCTTTATGAGCCTGTCGCACTGCACACTGCCCGCTGGGTGAGCGCAGACGACCCCAAGGCTCTGGATTCCTTCCGCGATAAATACAAAGGTGACCTCGCTCTCGACGCGACCGGCGACCTCGTCTTTATGCCCAACAGCATGTGGAGACTTGAATCGACCATCGAAAGAAGCCCAGAGATTACCTTTACAAAAACCCGTGAGCACAATTAA
- a CDS encoding 3'-5' exonuclease, translating to MNRPEQVPEAIAELRAEKVLGFDTESRPAFRKGSYYLPSLIQLGTANKVFLFQLSKLEFPNELCDIFSDPNILKTGVAVRDDVKDLQKIKDFPDAGFLDLGIVAQELKLETHGLRNLAAKFLGFRISKSARCTNWANLRLSRQQLIYAATDAWVSREIYIAMHSAGLIN from the coding sequence GTGAATAGGCCTGAACAGGTTCCAGAAGCTATCGCAGAACTGCGCGCAGAAAAAGTTCTCGGCTTTGATACCGAATCCCGCCCCGCTTTTCGGAAAGGCAGCTACTACCTGCCCTCCCTTATCCAGCTCGGCACCGCAAACAAAGTCTTCCTTTTCCAGCTCTCAAAACTCGAGTTCCCTAACGAACTCTGCGACATCTTCTCCGACCCAAACATTCTGAAAACCGGCGTCGCTGTCCGTGACGACGTCAAAGACCTTCAGAAAATTAAAGACTTCCCAGATGCCGGATTCCTCGACCTCGGCATCGTCGCCCAGGAACTCAAGCTCGAAACCCACGGCCTCAGAAACCTCGCAGCAAAATTCCTCGGCTTCCGCATCTCAAAAAGCGCTCGGTGCACCAACTGGGCAAACCTCAGACTCTCCCGGCAGCAACTTATCTACGCCGCAACCGACGCCTGGGTCTCTCGCGAAATCTACATCGCTATGCACAGCGCAGGCCTCATTAACTAA
- the panC gene encoding pantoate--beta-alanine ligase: MEIVTDPQEFQKRAFADRAAGLKTALVPTMGFLHEGHKSLMEYARQNADRVYASVFVNPTQFGPTEDLEDYPRDLEHDAQLAESAGVDILFVPEARKIYAANHAAWVEVPQLAEHLCGQSRPIHFRGVATVVSILLHLAMPSIAIFGEKDWQQQAILRRMVRDLWIPTEIVARPIVREADGLAKSSRNLYLTESERKQAPGLHAGLLHLAKKAKNGERDVAELRKELEKYFAEHVPAGKIDYIEFVNPEEIQPVTRLEGPTLVAIAVALGKARLIDNQLLLGED; this comes from the coding sequence ATGGAGATTGTCACAGACCCACAAGAGTTCCAAAAGCGAGCTTTTGCAGACCGGGCAGCGGGCCTCAAGACGGCGCTTGTTCCGACTATGGGGTTCCTCCATGAGGGGCATAAAAGCCTGATGGAGTACGCGCGCCAAAACGCAGACAGGGTTTACGCGAGTGTCTTTGTGAATCCGACCCAGTTTGGGCCGACCGAAGATCTTGAAGACTACCCGCGCGATCTGGAACACGATGCACAGTTAGCGGAGTCCGCTGGTGTAGATATCCTGTTTGTTCCAGAAGCCCGAAAAATTTATGCTGCAAATCACGCAGCATGGGTAGAAGTCCCACAGCTTGCAGAGCACCTGTGCGGCCAAAGCCGGCCAATCCACTTTAGGGGAGTAGCCACAGTGGTGAGCATTCTCCTGCACCTGGCGATGCCGAGCATTGCCATCTTTGGTGAAAAGGACTGGCAGCAGCAGGCGATACTGCGAAGAATGGTTCGGGACTTATGGATACCAACCGAAATTGTTGCACGGCCAATAGTCCGAGAAGCTGATGGTCTGGCAAAAAGCTCTCGCAATCTGTACCTAACAGAAAGCGAAAGAAAACAGGCTCCGGGACTGCATGCCGGGCTGCTGCACCTCGCGAAAAAGGCGAAGAACGGCGAGCGTGACGTTGCAGAGCTGCGAAAGGAGCTGGAAAAGTATTTCGCAGAACATGTTCCAGCGGGTAAAATTGATTATATTGAGTTTGTGAACCCGGAAGAAATCCAGCCTGTGACGAGGCTGGAAGGCCCGACACTGGTTGCCATAGCGGTAGCGCTTGGCAAGGCTCGCCTCATAGATAATCAACTTTTGCTTGGGGAAGACTAG
- a CDS encoding MFS transporter produces MSALGEKPVVKRTPHWTDAGAVAFARFAMSIMMAADAVLAPSILTDFSGNASDATLLSSMTYATVAALALPFAQLSDRLGRSFVFVMGCLVFILGQLGIGFAPNFETFLFMRVVQGIGAAAQMITVLSILTELYPASSWGRVLGLNTAFMYMGTLLGPYLAGLLSEHAGWRMVYFVGAGISTLSALCAASRFGFRPQKRDRTVGFDGIGTVLVILSMAGLVHGGAHWAEAWGRGLLAFGAVMLVVYVIWEKRARFAQTDISLFVENRVFRYGCAVQVLDNVAGFATTMLLSFYLQFVLLRSAPDTGMILMIMPLLMATLSPVYGRLADRFDPRCVSACGMLGVCLGLVGGICIPWISSLWLVVGMAACVGAGTACFNTANMKLIFRSVPPEKNGMAAGMVGGLRILGMVGSLLLAGMSMVTFMGGQEVSTETAHELVTSMQVSFCAFTVLGLFAVFLTLRAKPRSGKTAQ; encoded by the coding sequence GTGTCAGCTCTTGGAGAAAAGCCCGTTGTGAAGCGGACACCGCACTGGACTGATGCCGGTGCCGTGGCTTTTGCCCGTTTTGCCATGTCGATCATGATGGCTGCCGACGCTGTGCTTGCGCCGTCTATTTTGACGGACTTTTCAGGCAATGCCTCGGATGCAACCCTGCTTTCGTCTATGACCTACGCCACGGTTGCCGCACTTGCGCTGCCGTTTGCCCAGCTTTCGGACCGCCTTGGGCGAAGTTTTGTCTTTGTCATGGGATGTCTCGTCTTTATTCTGGGGCAGCTTGGGATTGGATTTGCCCCGAATTTTGAAACCTTTTTGTTCATGCGGGTTGTGCAGGGCATTGGAGCTGCGGCTCAGATGATTACAGTGCTCTCTATTCTGACAGAGCTGTATCCAGCCTCGAGCTGGGGGCGGGTTCTGGGCTTGAATACAGCCTTTATGTACATGGGCACTTTGCTTGGGCCGTATCTTGCCGGACTGCTTTCCGAGCATGCGGGCTGGCGCATGGTGTATTTTGTTGGCGCAGGCATTAGCACGCTTTCTGCGCTTTGTGCGGCGAGCCGCTTTGGGTTCCGGCCGCAAAAGCGTGACCGGACTGTGGGATTTGATGGCATTGGCACTGTGCTGGTGATTTTGTCTATGGCCGGACTGGTGCATGGTGGTGCGCACTGGGCCGAGGCATGGGGCCGGGGGCTCTTGGCCTTTGGTGCTGTTATGCTTGTGGTTTACGTCATTTGGGAGAAGCGGGCACGCTTTGCTCAGACAGATATTTCTCTGTTCGTAGAGAACAGGGTTTTCCGGTATGGCTGCGCCGTGCAGGTTTTGGACAATGTGGCAGGTTTTGCCACCACGATGCTGTTGAGTTTTTATCTCCAGTTTGTCCTGCTGCGCTCTGCTCCAGATACCGGAATGATTTTGATGATTATGCCTCTTTTGATGGCTACGCTGTCACCTGTCTATGGGCGGCTTGCAGACCGTTTTGATCCACGCTGTGTGTCGGCCTGCGGAATGCTTGGGGTCTGCCTTGGACTGGTGGGAGGCATATGCATCCCGTGGATAAGCTCGCTGTGGCTTGTCGTAGGAATGGCAGCCTGTGTTGGTGCCGGGACTGCCTGTTTTAATACAGCGAACATGAAACTGATTTTCCGGAGCGTGCCGCCAGAAAAGAACGGCATGGCTGCGGGTATGGTGGGTGGACTTCGCATTCTTGGAATGGTGGGAAGTCTGCTCCTTGCTGGTATGTCAATGGTGACCTTTATGGGTGGGCAGGAAGTGTCCACAGAAACCGCGCACGAGCTTGTGACAAGTATGCAGGTTTCATTTTGTGCCTTTACGGTTCTTGGCCTGTTTGCGGTATTTTTGACTCTGCGGGCCAAGCCCCGGAGTGGGAAGACTGCGCAGTAA
- a CDS encoding MarR family winged helix-turn-helix transcriptional regulator, with amino-acid sequence MSTMELVMQKKIKKCSGCRPSRRDLLEKRDQWHKDIHRGITPGYRLAWLARLDALYLQKLMSEFDLGPGMIPYVNELYRREGQTQEELARCLDVNSSAAARSLAALEQRGLVERRVNPKNRRQKLVYPTEKNFAMREKFFAALEMNNEMLLRGFEPEEREQLMSFMSRMLQNAIGALEED; translated from the coding sequence ATGTCAACAATGGAACTGGTTATGCAGAAAAAAATCAAAAAATGTTCAGGTTGTCGCCCGTCCCGCAGGGATCTTCTGGAGAAACGGGACCAGTGGCATAAAGATATTCACCGGGGAATTACTCCTGGTTACAGGCTGGCGTGGCTCGCCCGCCTTGATGCGCTCTATCTCCAGAAACTGATGTCTGAGTTTGATCTTGGTCCGGGAATGATTCCGTATGTGAATGAGCTGTACAGGCGTGAGGGGCAGACACAGGAAGAACTGGCCCGCTGTCTGGATGTGAATTCTTCGGCCGCGGCCCGCAGCCTTGCTGCGCTGGAACAGCGGGGGTTGGTGGAGCGTCGGGTCAATCCAAAGAACAGGCGCCAGAAGTTGGTGTATCCTACGGAAAAAAACTTTGCCATGCGTGAAAAGTTTTTTGCCGCGCTGGAAATGAACAACGAGATGCTGTTGCGAGGCTTTGAGCCTGAGGAACGCGAGCAGCTTATGTCGTTTATGTCCCGGATGTTGCAAAATGCCATTGGAGCCTTGGAGGAGGACTAG
- a CDS encoding DUF502 domain-containing protein, translating to MLKGFFRHIKNTIKRNLIAGLLVVTPLAATAFFLSFLLRWGDKALLLIPKAYRPAHYLPFDIPGLGIIFLLALLFCTGVLVRNVFGRFLVRLGERIVNTIPLVNKFYSAVKQLVSTIVSGGNKDFKRVVLIEYPRKGVWALAYVTGTAVGEIQRRTEKRVVNLFVPTTPNPTSGFYLMVPEEEVIPLDMSVEDSFKVLISGGIINPESTQEQRIEEKR from the coding sequence GTGCTCAAAGGTTTTTTTCGCCACATAAAGAACACCATCAAACGCAACCTGATTGCAGGACTTTTGGTGGTGACTCCACTGGCGGCAACGGCGTTTTTCCTCAGTTTTCTCCTTCGATGGGGAGACAAGGCACTTCTGCTGATACCGAAGGCATATCGCCCCGCACATTACCTGCCGTTTGACATTCCAGGGCTTGGGATCATTTTCTTACTCGCGCTGCTGTTCTGCACGGGGGTACTGGTTCGCAATGTTTTTGGACGCTTTCTGGTCCGACTTGGCGAGCGAATAGTGAATACCATTCCACTGGTGAACAAGTTTTATTCAGCGGTGAAGCAGCTTGTTTCGACAATTGTCAGTGGCGGAAACAAAGATTTCAAACGCGTTGTGCTCATTGAATACCCGCGCAAGGGAGTTTGGGCGCTGGCGTATGTAACAGGCACGGCGGTTGGTGAGATCCAGCGCCGAACAGAGAAAAGGGTGGTGAATTTATTCGTTCCCACCACCCCGAATCCGACATCAGGCTTTTACCTCATGGTTCCGGAAGAGGAAGTTATTCCACTGGACATGAGTGTAGAAGATTCTTTTAAGGTACTGATATCCGGAGGCATAATTAATCCTGAGTCGACTCAGGAACAACGCATCGAGGAGAAACGATGA